From Bordetella flabilis, the proteins below share one genomic window:
- a CDS encoding LysR substrate-binding domain-containing protein — MVTRLPSLSSLRAFEAAARLRSFKMAAEELAVTPTAISHRIHVLEEHLECRLFIRKVRAVELTREGQALQAAVSSGFQAIAAGIEQVRKPTRASVTLSTTPAFAAKWLVPKLAAFQAEHPDIDLHVHASNMPVDLNAGTADLAIRYGDGDYKGVTAKLLFEDNFAPVASPTLTVSLNDSAGQWPLIHFDWHRPPPLELTWAAWARQAGHSPSTLSTGIRYSEESHAIQAAVAGQGVALLSLLLVEEELRMGLLQVIAGPTLRGMSYHVLKPARRTVSPMVSLVEDWLIRIARRNEPGQSGRQGRNGRVARKRP; from the coding sequence ATGGTGACGAGACTTCCTTCCCTGAGCTCGCTTCGCGCGTTCGAAGCCGCGGCACGTCTGCGTAGCTTCAAAATGGCGGCCGAGGAATTGGCCGTAACGCCAACGGCGATCAGCCATCGTATCCACGTGCTCGAGGAGCACCTGGAATGCCGCTTGTTCATCCGCAAGGTGAGGGCGGTCGAATTGACGCGTGAAGGACAGGCACTGCAGGCGGCCGTAAGCAGCGGCTTCCAGGCGATCGCAGCCGGGATCGAACAGGTGCGCAAGCCAACCCGCGCATCGGTCACCCTGTCCACGACGCCGGCCTTCGCCGCCAAGTGGCTGGTTCCCAAGCTGGCGGCCTTCCAGGCCGAGCATCCGGACATCGATCTGCATGTCCATGCATCGAATATGCCGGTCGACCTCAATGCCGGCACGGCGGACCTGGCGATCCGGTATGGAGACGGCGACTACAAGGGGGTAACCGCCAAGTTGCTCTTCGAGGACAACTTCGCACCCGTCGCCAGCCCGACGCTCACCGTGTCGTTGAACGACAGCGCCGGACAGTGGCCCTTGATCCATTTCGATTGGCATCGGCCTCCGCCGCTGGAGCTGACATGGGCGGCCTGGGCTCGCCAGGCTGGCCACAGCCCATCCACACTGTCCACTGGCATCCGTTATTCCGAGGAGAGCCACGCCATCCAGGCCGCGGTCGCGGGCCAGGGGGTCGCGCTCCTGAGCCTGCTGCTCGTGGAGGAAGAACTGCGTATGGGATTGCTGCAGGTGATCGCAGGCCCCACGCTGCGGGGCATGTCCTATCACGTGCTTAAACCGGCCCGTCGAACTGTCTCACCCATGGTTTCTCTGGTGGAAGACTGGCTGATACGGATCGCCAGGCGAAACGAGCCGGGTCAGTCTGGCCGCCAAGGCCGCAATGGCCGTGTGGCGCGCAAGCGTCCCTAG
- a CDS encoding DUF3817 domain-containing protein has translation MADPTALPQMASRLESQQLKRLEILSLIEATTLVMLVCIAVPLKHVFGWPLGSRIIGPVHGIAFIAYTWTALQTVSGGGWRGPEMARLFIAALLPFAGYVNIPWLRRKTAALNERVAPPQS, from the coding sequence ATGGCTGACCCGACAGCACTCCCGCAGATGGCCAGCAGGCTGGAGAGCCAGCAATTGAAGCGGCTGGAAATCCTATCGCTCATCGAAGCGACAACCCTGGTCATGCTGGTCTGCATCGCCGTGCCGCTGAAGCACGTGTTCGGCTGGCCACTTGGTTCCAGAATCATCGGCCCGGTGCACGGAATCGCCTTCATCGCCTACACCTGGACGGCGCTGCAGACCGTCTCCGGCGGTGGATGGCGCGGCCCCGAGATGGCACGGCTGTTCATTGCCGCCCTCTTGCCGTTCGCGGGGTACGTCAACATTCCCTGGCTGCGACGCAAGACGGCGGCGCTCAATGAGCGCGTAGCGCCCCCGCAATCATGA
- a CDS encoding GlxA family transcriptional regulator — MHRIAVLALHDFVPYDLGIACEVFARARTSRGAPAYAVQVCGPARTIRSRAFEMRVFFGLDAISRADTVLIPGIEDAAALMPGPVLAALRAAWQRGARLAAICSGAFVLAATGLLDGRRATTHWAGTAQLAQRYPKIRVEPDVLFVDEGRIITSAGASAGLDMCLHLIRRDHGQAVAAHSARLAVAPLTRDGGQSQFIRHELPSSDSSLAALIHWMTANLDKPLNVDTLAARAGMSPRTFARRFREQTGTTPLQCLLLARVQRAQALLEEGRMSIDRVAARSGFDSPVTFRARFRRVVGVTPTEYRRRFSMTPAKGRR, encoded by the coding sequence ATGCATCGGATCGCCGTGCTCGCCCTGCATGACTTCGTTCCCTACGACTTGGGCATCGCTTGCGAGGTGTTCGCGCGCGCCCGCACGTCCCGCGGAGCGCCAGCGTATGCGGTGCAAGTCTGCGGACCGGCGCGCACCATCCGATCGCGCGCCTTCGAGATGCGCGTTTTCTTCGGGCTGGACGCGATTTCGCGCGCCGACACGGTGCTCATTCCCGGCATCGAGGACGCGGCTGCGCTCATGCCGGGGCCCGTGTTGGCCGCATTGCGGGCCGCATGGCAACGTGGTGCGAGACTGGCGGCCATTTGCTCGGGCGCGTTCGTACTCGCGGCCACCGGTCTGCTGGATGGCAGGCGTGCCACCACGCATTGGGCGGGTACCGCGCAGCTGGCGCAGCGATATCCGAAAATCAGGGTCGAGCCGGACGTGCTGTTCGTCGACGAAGGCCGCATCATCACCTCGGCTGGCGCGTCGGCAGGACTGGACATGTGCCTGCACCTGATACGCCGCGATCACGGGCAAGCCGTCGCGGCGCATTCGGCGCGGCTTGCCGTGGCGCCGTTGACGCGGGATGGCGGCCAGTCGCAGTTCATCCGCCACGAGCTTCCGTCGTCCGATTCCAGTCTCGCAGCACTGATCCATTGGATGACGGCCAACCTGGACAAGCCGCTCAATGTGGATACCCTGGCGGCGCGGGCGGGTATGAGCCCGCGGACCTTTGCCCGAAGATTCCGGGAACAGACCGGTACGACACCGCTGCAGTGCCTGCTACTGGCCCGCGTACAACGGGCGCAAGCGCTGCTGGAGGAAGGAAGGATGTCGATCGATCGGGTGGCCGCACGGTCGGGCTTCGATTCTCCGGTCACGTTCCGCGCCCGGTTCCGTCGTGTGGTGGGTGTGACGCCAACCGAATATCGTCGCCGCTTCAGCATGACGCCTGCCAAGGGGCGGCGCTGA
- a CDS encoding winged helix-turn-helix transcriptional regulator has translation MPSPKPVNDEPCPVARSVDVIGDRWALLIVRDAFDGMRRFGDFQRNLGVARNILSDRLRKLVAAGILETRPASDGTAYQEYALTAKGENLFPVVVALRQWGERHMFRQGERHSVLIDKRTGKPIPLMAPRTKDGGVLAPVASEVRKAR, from the coding sequence ATGCCAAGCCCCAAGCCCGTGAATGACGAACCTTGTCCCGTCGCACGCTCCGTCGATGTCATCGGGGATCGGTGGGCGCTACTTATCGTCCGGGATGCCTTCGACGGCATGCGGCGCTTCGGCGACTTCCAGCGCAACCTTGGCGTGGCCCGCAATATTCTCTCGGACCGCCTGCGCAAGCTGGTGGCGGCCGGCATCCTTGAGACGCGGCCGGCCTCGGATGGCACCGCCTATCAGGAATACGCGTTGACCGCCAAGGGCGAGAATCTCTTCCCTGTCGTGGTGGCGTTGCGACAGTGGGGTGAGCGGCACATGTTCAGGCAGGGCGAGCGGCACTCCGTACTCATCGACAAGCGTACTGGCAAGCCCATCCCCCTCATGGCACCACGGACCAAGGATGGCGGCGTATTGGCGCCAGTCGCAAGCGAGGTACGGAAGGCAAGGTAA